A stretch of Hippoglossus hippoglossus isolate fHipHip1 chromosome 20, fHipHip1.pri, whole genome shotgun sequence DNA encodes these proteins:
- the LOC117753880 gene encoding nuclear receptor-binding protein 2-like translates to MTMSVPERKSGSEGKEEESEDESEILEESPCGRWQKRKEQVSQGNVPGVESASLAMDTEEGVEVVWNEVLFSDKKVFKAQEEKIKEMFENLMQVEHPNIVKFHKYWLDMKESQARVIFITEYMSSGSLKQFLKKTKKNHKTMNVKAWKRWCTQILSALSYLHSCDPPIIHGNLTCDTIFIQHNGLIKIGSVWHRLFVNVFPDASVHGKGRQHRDEQRNLHFFPPEYGAGEDDYAIDIFSFGICALEMAVLEIQANGDTAVSKEAIVNAGQSLEDPLMREFTQSCLRHEAKLRPTAHDLLFHRVLFEVHSLKLLAAHCLINNQYLLPENCVEEKTKSFDPSAVMAEIKHEDRQGVQLKYSHVSPLELDKFLEDVKNGIYPLMNFASSRPHPVPRALSLSHEQVETVKTPTPEPQETETRKVVQMHCNLESNEEGTKTHLSLFLKMDDKLHRQLSCDILPTDTSKDLASELVHYAFINEEDSEKVAGFLEDALSRHRVRALASGSTQ, encoded by the exons gtcagCCAAGGTAATGTCCCCGGGGTGGAGAGTGCGTCCCTGGCCATGGACACAGAGGAGGGTGTGGAGGTGGTGTGGAACGAGGTGCTCTTCTCCGACAAGAAGGTCTTCAAAGCACAGGAG GAGAAGATCAAGGAGATGTTTGAGAACCTGATGCAGGTCGAACACCCGAACATCGTCAAGTTCCACAAGTACTGGCTGGACATGAAGGAGAGCCAGGCTCGG gtTATATTCATCACAGAATACATGTCGTCAGGCAGCCTTAAGCAGTTCCTGAAGAAAACTAAGAAGAACCACAAGACCATGAATGTGAAG GCCTGGAAGAGATGGTGCACTCAGATTCTCTCGGCTCTCAG TTATCTCCACTCCTGTGATCCACCAATAATCCATGGCAACCTGACGTGCGACACCATCTTCATCCAGCACAACGGCCTCATCAAGATCGGCTCAG TGTGGCACCGGCTATTTGTTAATG TGTTTCCAGATGCCAGTGTTCACGGTAAAGGGAGGCAACATCGTGACGAGCAGAGGAATCTGCATTTCTTCCCTCCAGAATACGGAG CCGGCGAAGATGATTACGCCATAGACATTTTCTCCTTTGGCATCTGCGCTCTAGAG ATGGCAGTACTGGAGATCCAGGCTAACGGGGATACAGCTGTGTCCAAGGAGGCCATCGTCAATGCAGGTCAATCTCTGGAAGACCCTCTCATGAGA GAGTTCACACAGTCTTGTTTGCGTCACGAAGCCAAGCTCCGTCCCACAGCTCACGACCTTCTGTTCCACCGAGTCTTGTTCGAGGTCCACTCCCTCAAACTGCTCGCCGCCCACTGCCTCATCAATAACCAGT ACTTGCTCCCTGAGAACTGTGTGGAGGAGAAAACCAAGTCCTTCGACCCCAGTGCTGTCATGGCAGAGATTAAACACGAGGACAGACAGGGAGTTCAGCTCAA ATATTCACACGTGTCTCCTTTGGAGCTTGATAAGTTTCTGGAGGATGTGAA gaATGGGATTTACCCGCTGATGAACTTCGCATCGTCCCGGCCTCATCCCGTCCCTCGAGCCCTGTCCTTGTCTCACGAGCAGGTCGAGACAGTGAAGACGCCGACTCCTGAACCTCAGGAGACAGAAACTAGAAAG GTTGTTCAGATGCACTGTAATTTGGAGTCAAATGAAGAAGGGACCAAAACTCAT CTCTCGTTGTTTCTGAAGATGGATGATAAACTTCACAGGCAGCTCAGCTGTGACATCCTTCCAa CTGACACCTCCAAAGACCTTGCCAGTGAACTTGTTCACTATGCCTTCATTAATGAG gaggacagtgagaaggtGGCGGGGTTCCTGGAGGACGCCCTCAGCCGACACCGGGTCCGAGCGCTCGCCTCTGGGAGCACACAGTGA